One Planctomycetaceae bacterium DNA segment encodes these proteins:
- a CDS encoding TadE/TadG family type IV pilus assembly protein: protein MKLIRRHRSSQSRNEDRRGAAMVEMAVCFPVFMLMLLGIIEFGRALMVSQLLTSAARQGCREAIIDGATNNSVTSDIRTAVVNTVGCRPEDVGIEIVVTSVADDSEVPLLADAEQRDLVEVEISIAFNAVSLTSGKFLAGQMLRGRCSMRKE, encoded by the coding sequence AATGAAGATCGCCGAGGCGCTGCGATGGTGGAGATGGCCGTCTGTTTTCCGGTGTTCATGCTCATGCTGCTGGGCATTATCGAATTCGGCCGCGCTCTGATGGTCTCCCAGCTTCTGACAAGTGCCGCTCGCCAGGGATGCCGCGAGGCAATCATCGATGGCGCGACGAATAACAGTGTTACCAGCGACATCAGGACGGCCGTTGTCAATACGGTCGGCTGCCGGCCGGAGGATGTGGGAATCGAGATTGTGGTCACATCTGTTGCTGATGACTCCGAAGTTCCGCTGCTGGCGGACGCAGAGCAGCGCGACCTGGTGGAAGTGGAAATCAGCATCGCGTTCAACGCGGTGAGTCTGACTTCGGGCAAGTTTCTCGCCGGACAAATGCTGCGAGGACGATGCTCGATGAGAAAGGAGTGA
- a CDS encoding DUF1501 domain-containing protein, translating to MLTIRGAARRTCCGPTRRDILTVGGTGLLGLSLPQLFAADEANSGRAARARSVIFLMLFGGPSQLETFDMKPEAPEAIRGPFKPIASRTPGLLISEHLPGIANVSDRIAVIRTMSHSFNDHSGGGHYLQTGKRWHIPVGGGFSPTPDDWPSMGSIVEYLDQQRNGMSSPLPAYMVVPNSLGRLQEQGQYPRPGEHAGWLGHRYNPLTTQIDKQSLTDNPYWRDCSDEELTFEIAGMAGREGITIDRLRSRESLLSQFDIAHRKLESARATSGYDAFRQRAFALVTSGRTRDALDIRGEQDELRDSYGRHLFGQSCLMARRLIEAGARFVTVHYDCVDGYSWDSHRNSDDVKKHLLPTFDQAYSALIRDLDERGLLDETLVVATGEMGRTPKANAEWGRDHWSTLFSSVLAGGGIAGGRVIGDSDAHAAFSLNDPWSPEDLAATVYHALGIDHEMRVIDKQGRPVPVVDNGSPITELWS from the coding sequence ATGCTGACGATTCGCGGTGCCGCACGTCGCACCTGCTGCGGACCGACGCGACGAGACATTCTGACCGTCGGCGGAACCGGACTGCTGGGTCTGTCACTTCCACAGTTGTTTGCCGCGGACGAAGCCAACAGCGGCCGTGCCGCGCGAGCCAGATCGGTCATCTTTCTGATGCTGTTCGGCGGGCCGAGTCAGTTGGAAACGTTCGACATGAAGCCGGAGGCACCGGAGGCGATCCGCGGGCCGTTCAAGCCGATCGCGTCTCGCACGCCGGGTCTGCTGATCAGTGAGCATCTGCCCGGAATCGCGAATGTGTCGGATCGAATTGCCGTGATCCGCACGATGTCGCATTCGTTCAACGACCACAGCGGAGGCGGCCATTATCTGCAGACCGGCAAGCGCTGGCATATTCCCGTCGGCGGCGGCTTTTCGCCGACTCCCGATGACTGGCCGTCGATGGGATCGATCGTTGAATACCTGGATCAGCAGCGCAACGGAATGAGTTCTCCGCTGCCGGCCTACATGGTCGTCCCGAATTCGCTCGGGCGGCTGCAGGAACAGGGTCAGTACCCGCGCCCCGGTGAACATGCCGGCTGGCTCGGGCATCGCTACAACCCGCTGACGACTCAGATCGACAAACAGTCACTGACCGACAATCCGTATTGGCGCGACTGCAGCGACGAGGAACTGACGTTCGAAATCGCGGGGATGGCGGGACGGGAAGGGATCACGATCGACCGGCTGCGTTCTCGCGAATCCCTGCTGTCGCAGTTCGACATCGCTCACCGAAAGCTGGAATCCGCGCGAGCGACTTCCGGGTACGACGCGTTCCGGCAGCGAGCGTTCGCACTGGTGACGTCCGGACGCACGCGCGATGCGCTCGACATTCGCGGCGAACAGGATGAATTGCGAGACAGCTACGGTCGGCATTTGTTCGGTCAGTCCTGCCTGATGGCTCGGCGACTGATCGAAGCCGGAGCCCGCTTTGTCACCGTGCATTACGACTGCGTCGACGGCTATAGCTGGGACTCGCATCGCAACAGCGACGATGTGAAGAAGCACCTGCTGCCAACCTTCGACCAGGCCTACTCGGCACTGATCCGCGATCTGGACGAACGCGGTCTGCTGGACGAAACGCTGGTTGTCGCCACCGGCGAAATGGGCCGCACACCGAAAGCCAACGCCGAATGGGGCCGCGATCACTGGAGCACGCTGTTCTCATCCGTGCTGGCCGGCGGCGGCATCGCGGGCGGACGAGTCATCGGTGACTCGGATGCTCACGCCGCCTTTTCGCTGAACGACCCCTGGTCCCCGGAAGACCTCGCCGCCACCGTCTACCACGCTCTGGGCATCGACCACGAAATGCGAGTCATCGACAAACAGGGCAGACCGGTCCCCGTCGTGGACAACGGCAGCCCCATCACGGAATTGTGGAGTTGA
- a CDS encoding pilus assembly protein TadG-related protein, whose amino-acid sequence MKKLNAIRCCEHGPTQSRKGAVMVFAAAMLIVVIAFAAFTVDFGMVTLTKGQMQNAADSAAHAAVLEVSRAYGPGAEMTQSQAENIARQRAVEMVSRFRTGDVESTVADEVRDVRVGRRSWDDAAQEWVQEWGVSPYNMVEVTVRRTNAETTSLPMTFARILGRDNFELTTTSVAAMYPGVGFVLNPNPDPPPHSDPPNDCIDILPIALDLESWTNLLDQHYHGTNHGYDDDYSWSNSNGVNHCRGDGIPEINIYPDLNSGLAPGNRGTVDLGSANNSTNDIKRQIIHGLNAYDMSFFPNNRIEFDANGALYLNGDTGISAGIEDALQSIIGQVRAIPIFIEVTGQGNNATYTIVKFVGIRIIDVKLSGGPNKRHLTVQPAVFSDSHVLRGNVDVNVDSILSQPVVIH is encoded by the coding sequence ATGAAAAAACTGAATGCCATCCGATGCTGTGAACACGGCCCGACACAATCCAGAAAAGGCGCCGTGATGGTGTTTGCCGCGGCGATGCTGATTGTTGTCATTGCGTTTGCCGCCTTCACGGTTGACTTTGGAATGGTGACATTGACCAAGGGACAGATGCAGAACGCAGCCGACTCCGCGGCGCACGCCGCTGTATTGGAAGTTTCGCGAGCCTACGGACCGGGAGCCGAAATGACGCAGTCCCAGGCGGAAAACATCGCCCGTCAACGAGCGGTCGAGATGGTCAGTCGATTTCGCACGGGTGATGTGGAATCCACTGTTGCCGACGAAGTCCGTGACGTGCGAGTCGGTCGCAGGTCGTGGGACGACGCAGCCCAGGAGTGGGTTCAGGAGTGGGGAGTCAGCCCTTACAACATGGTCGAAGTCACCGTGCGGCGAACCAACGCCGAAACAACCTCACTTCCCATGACATTCGCGAGGATCCTGGGACGTGACAACTTTGAACTGACCACAACCTCCGTTGCCGCCATGTATCCTGGCGTCGGGTTTGTGCTGAATCCCAACCCTGATCCACCACCACACAGCGATCCGCCGAACGACTGCATTGATATTCTGCCGATCGCTCTTGACCTGGAGTCCTGGACGAACCTGCTGGATCAGCACTATCACGGCACGAATCACGGCTACGACGATGACTATTCCTGGTCGAACTCCAATGGCGTGAATCACTGCCGGGGTGACGGAATACCGGAAATCAACATCTATCCTGACCTGAACAGCGGTCTGGCGCCAGGAAACCGCGGCACGGTCGACCTGGGTTCTGCCAACAACAGCACGAACGACATCAAGCGACAGATCATCCACGGCCTGAATGCCTACGACATGTCGTTCTTCCCGAACAACAGGATTGAGTTCGATGCCAACGGAGCACTCTATCTGAACGGTGACACGGGCATCAGCGCCGGCATCGAAGATGCGCTGCAGTCCATCATCGGCCAGGTGCGAGCAATTCCGATCTTTATTGAAGTGACCGGACAGGGAAACAACGCAACGTACACGATTGTGAAGTTCGTCGGGATTCGGATCATTGACGTCAAGTTGAGCGGCGGTCCCAACAAGCGGCACCTGACTGTTCAGCCTGCTGTGTTTTCCGATTCGCACGTGCTGCGCGGCAACGTGGACGTCAATGTCGATTCGATCCTCAGCCAGCCGGTCGTCATTCACTGA
- a CDS encoding DNA adenine methylase yields MTTARGHQLELFDVGEMPEIVGGYPMMRYMGSKFRLLPWIHSVLQELDFDQALDGFSGSGCVGYLLKAMGKEVCSSDFLNFPTVIATATIENPGVTLTPDEVELLLAHDPKHRRFIETTFNGIFFTTEDLRFLDRVSWNLPKLGNRYKQAIAASAMIRACAKRQPRGVFTVAGDPDRYKDDRRDLRMSIEEHFLEHVDVYNAAVFNNGRSNRAIRSDIFSVGSSFDLVYLDPPYVPRSDDNCYMKRYHFLEGLSCYWNNVEIMETSRVKKISKPFTPFSYRRTAIEAFDRMFASFADSTIVLSYSSNGYPDLTQLKEMLGRYKGTVDVHQRSHRYHFGTHSKASRNQVVEYLIVGQ; encoded by the coding sequence ATGACAACTGCCCGCGGCCATCAACTGGAGCTGTTCGATGTCGGCGAAATGCCTGAAATCGTCGGCGGGTATCCGATGATGCGATACATGGGGAGCAAGTTTCGGTTGCTGCCTTGGATTCACTCCGTTCTGCAGGAGCTTGACTTCGATCAGGCCCTCGATGGGTTCTCGGGTTCCGGATGTGTCGGATACCTGCTGAAGGCGATGGGGAAGGAAGTCTGTTCGTCAGACTTTCTGAATTTTCCAACCGTGATCGCAACGGCGACAATCGAGAATCCCGGCGTAACTCTGACGCCGGACGAAGTCGAATTGCTGCTCGCGCACGACCCGAAACATCGGCGGTTCATTGAAACGACGTTCAATGGCATCTTCTTTACGACTGAAGACCTTCGCTTTCTTGACCGAGTGAGCTGGAACCTGCCGAAGCTGGGCAACAGGTACAAGCAGGCAATTGCTGCGTCCGCGATGATTCGTGCCTGCGCGAAACGGCAGCCACGGGGGGTCTTCACAGTTGCGGGTGATCCGGATAGATACAAGGACGACCGCCGCGACCTGAGGATGAGTATCGAAGAACACTTTCTGGAACACGTTGACGTATACAACGCGGCAGTGTTCAACAACGGCCGAAGCAACCGGGCGATTCGCTCTGACATCTTCTCAGTGGGCAGCAGCTTTGATCTCGTCTACCTCGATCCGCCGTACGTTCCCCGTTCCGACGACAACTGCTACATGAAGCGATATCACTTTCTGGAAGGTCTCTCGTGCTATTGGAATAATGTTGAGATCATGGAAACAAGCCGTGTCAAAAAGATCTCAAAACCCTTCACACCGTTCTCATACAGAAGGACTGCGATCGAAGCTTTCGACCGAATGTTCGCGAGTTTTGCCGACAGCACAATCGTGCTTTCCTATTCCTCCAACGGGTACCCCGATCTGACTCAACTGAAGGAAATGCTGGGCAGATACAAGGGCACCGTTGACGTCCATCAGCGATCACACCGGTACCATTTCGGGACGCACAGCAAGGCATCGCGCAACCAGGTTGTTGAGTACCTGATCGTCGGACAATGA
- a CDS encoding LamG domain-containing protein produces the protein MNHLHRLARSIFSRHNSNCHSVADVRQRRLKQIPIAEVLEVRCLLSAINPATGAFQAGGFGSPVPEPIASWQFDETAGSTAVDSVGDSDGTIEGAARTHGVTGGGLQFDGVNDRVTVGTGASLGGRADFTAAAWIRTSATSDGVVVQQRDSGFNGEYQVLVQSDGYITFFVYGNFRTQFTFSSVRTVNDGEWHHVAAVRSGAQGLIYIDGQQSGVATHPELQLLSPFHSVSTSRNSVIAVLKSADNRPATSSRS, from the coding sequence ATGAATCATTTGCATCGGCTCGCGCGGAGCATTTTCTCCCGACACAACTCCAACTGCCATTCGGTGGCCGATGTCCGGCAGCGCCGATTGAAGCAGATACCGATCGCTGAGGTGCTCGAAGTCCGCTGTTTGCTGTCCGCCATCAACCCCGCGACCGGAGCATTTCAGGCCGGCGGGTTCGGATCACCTGTTCCAGAACCGATCGCGTCATGGCAATTTGATGAAACGGCAGGAAGCACAGCGGTTGATTCCGTGGGCGATAGCGATGGCACTATCGAAGGAGCCGCACGGACCCACGGAGTGACTGGCGGCGGCCTGCAGTTTGACGGCGTGAACGACCGCGTCACTGTCGGAACAGGAGCTTCACTGGGGGGCAGGGCAGACTTTACAGCGGCTGCGTGGATTCGCACGTCAGCGACATCGGACGGCGTTGTGGTTCAGCAGAGGGATAGCGGCTTCAACGGAGAATACCAGGTGCTGGTACAGAGTGATGGCTACATCACTTTTTTCGTTTATGGCAACTTCCGCACGCAATTCACTTTCTCGTCAGTGCGGACGGTCAATGACGGAGAGTGGCATCACGTCGCCGCGGTCAGATCCGGCGCTCAGGGGCTGATCTACATAGACGGCCAACAGTCTGGTGTTGCGACTCATCCGGAACTTCAGTTGTTGTCCCCATTTCACAGTGTCAGCACCAGTCGAAACAGTGTTATCGCAGTATTGAAATCGGCGGACAACAGGCCGGCGACGTCATCGCGATCATAG